The Oscarella lobularis chromosome 8, ooOscLobu1.1, whole genome shotgun sequence nucleotide sequence GACAATGCCGTACGAGCCGCATCCAATGGTCTTTGGTCGCGTGTACTGACGGCGTATAACCCACGTTCTACAGTTGTCGCATTCGTGGACGTCGAATCCGCGTCTCgcgtagtcgtcgtcgtggcgaTTGAATCGTTCCAAGCCCCTTCCAATCGCACAGATTAAATGTAGCATCCTTTCTCGTCTCGTCCGTTACAGAACGGTGAGCGGACGGCAggatcgtcgacttcgagGTCTCTACAGAGTCATTACATCGAGTGCGCGAATTTGCGCAGCGCTAACGCAATCGACACGCGCGATGGCGTATCCACCTCCAGATCCGCACGGTCAACCGCCGAATCCAGCTTATCCTCCGCCGACTGGAGTACCGTATGGAGCTCCAGGTGCCTATCCGCCTCCTCAAGGAGCAGGAGCAGCGTATCCTGGCTATCCGCCTCCCCCTGGAGCTCCACCAGAAGCGTATCCTTCAGTTGTTCCAGGCTATCCAGGTGCCTATCCTCCCTCGGGATACCCTCCGCCTCCTACAGGGCCTCCAACGACCGGCGGTGTGTACCCGCCGACGACTGGAGGCGCGTATCCTGGCGGGTATCCTGGTGGCGGGTATCCTGGTGGCGGGTATCCTGGTGGATACCCTGCTGgagtcggcgtcgccgttcacGTCGATCcacacgccgccgccggtcaTCATGGTCAtcacaagaagaagaagcataAAGAGCATAAGCATAAGAAAGAACACAAGCATAAGAAAGGGCACGGTTTTGGACATGAATTCAAGGACATGAAAAAATTTCACAAGAAAGCGAAGGTGCGCAGTTCGATTTGAAATAGCGTTTTTTCAGAAAAGTTTCATTATCTCTGCAGAAACTGAGCAAAAAGGCTTTTGAGGGTTTCCactcttcatcgtcatcttcatcttcctcctcgtcaAGTTCAGACTCCGACTGATTGCGTTTTAGCTGCCAACACACGAGATCAGTGAATAAAAAATGTTTTGATACTGTAGGCATATTTAAATCTCCACTACATTGTAAATCAATCAGTATAGGTATTGGCTCGGAAGTGCGTGCGCTAATGccatgaaaaagagaagcgcTGTCTACCTTTTGGCAGCGATATCGGCCCTATTTCTCTTCTGTCAGCTTGCCTATGTATTTTACTCGGTAGATTTTACCTGCAAGA carries:
- the LOC136190507 gene encoding uncharacterized protein, which codes for MAYPPPDPHGQPPNPAYPPPTGVPYGAPGAYPPPQGAGAAYPGYPPPPGAPPEAYPSVVPGYPGAYPPSGYPPPPTGPPTTGGVYPPTTGGAYPGGYPGGGYPGGGYPGGYPAGVGVAVHVDPHAAAGHHGHHKKKKHKEHKHKKEHKHKKGHGFGHEFKDMKKFHKKAKKLSKKAFEGFHSSSSSSSSSSSSSDSD